One Cucumis melo cultivar AY chromosome 8, USDA_Cmelo_AY_1.0, whole genome shotgun sequence genomic window, TAATATATCATGAGACATATTTTTCATTTGTACAGTaactagttttaatttttttctaagcatattgtaatatatataatacataGTCAACTAATGCTATAACAATCAATCTTCGGGGGTTTGTTAGAAACTCATAATGAGATTAATTTGTAATACAAGTCTATGTTTAGATTTAGCATTTTGAACTCGATTATTTGCAATACCAAACTATCCATTTCATTTCCACGATTTTTAACTCAACCATCTTTTTCACCATTTTGACATTTTTCAATTTGTAATGCAAGCGTTAGATGTATAATCCACTCAATATTTAAACCTTTCATATTCAATATATAAAGttgaagttttgtataaatatagAACTATTTCGCGAtgattatttacttttttttttcttataattttttaatacaaaattaaaagatgatGCATGCTAAACACAAACTACTATATAACTGATAGATTATAACTCAAGGTTTCAAACAACTTTCAGGTTTTGCCAAAAtattaagaaaatgaaagatAGTCAAATAGGAGAAGATGAAACTTGGATTTTAACCGAGTTGGTAaggttttgttttcttaaaaagaGCGGGGTTCCCATCTAGGGTTTTGTAGGGTTAAACAACCCGTATCCAAGGGCAGAGATTGGCTGACTCACATGACGACATCtcccttttctttctctcttcattatatatataaacacacacacacacaacacACAGAAAATctaatacaaaaataaaaaataaaaataaaaacctaCCCCTCCTTTCCATGTACCCAAAATTTGAATCTCACTTTGTTTCTCTCTAATGGATTACAACTTTCCGGCGAGCAACCCCAGTTCATGTGGTTCATCCTCCGGCGGCGGCGGTGgaaaagagaagatgaaaaagaacaacaacaacaaccacGGCGGAGCCGGGAAGAGGAGCAAAGGGGTTGTGAAGCTATCGACGGACCCGCAAAGCGTGGCGGCGAGAGAACGGCGGCATAGAATCAGCGACCGGTTCAAGATTTTGCAGAGCTTAGTTCCCGGCGGCACTAAAATGGACACTGTCTCAATGCTTGATGAAGCCATTCATTATGTCAAGTTCTTGAAAACCCAGATTTGGCTTCATCAAACCATGATTAATTTCGTTGATTACGATTCTAATTCTTCCGCGGCCGTCTCCACCGCCGCTACTGCCAATTCCGGTTTCCCTTTTGAACAAATTGCGAGCGGCGAGTATAACAACATGAATAATCTTCTCTACCCTCAAAACGACGTGGTTAAAATGGAAGAGCCTAATTTCTTGCCTCAGCTTGAtcccaataataataataatgtttattttcCTTCTGATCATCAAGATCAATTCATCTCCTCATCTTATGATCCTTACATCAACTtctagtgtttttttttttttttgggggggggggggtttgtGATTTGTACTTAATTATGTTAATTACTATGTATTTTGCAAAAAATTAGAGTGGGGTTAAGACTGTTCATTATAGTTATAATTGGTAATCACTACAAATTTGGagtaactttttctttttgttctttatttgGGCGTTTACAATTACTATTAGAATTCTAATTGGTGTCTTTATTTGAGCGTTTACAATTACTTCGCTATAGCTCGGATTATTGACGGTCTAGTTTGTTTTAGGGCATGGTGTGTGATATTGTGGTAGTGGGTGAAGTAGAAACCCAATttcaagttgttcaagaatagtggtaTCGAGTTTCTCAATGCTCGGACGGGCTTAtctttaatcaaaattaaaagaCTTTGAGAGCAATTCCCATTTAAAGACTCAGTGGATTAATGGTAATGTTAATTTGTGAAATAGTGGAGATTTGTTTTGAATGGTTGAGATTTCATAGTACCAATTTAgttacaagttttttttttctcttttcttttttggagaAAGATGGAGGAAGTCTTTAAATTGAATCTCCCACTTTGGTTAGCTGAGGGTCCAGTGGACAACGATGtgatattt contains:
- the LOC127150445 gene encoding transcription factor bHLH140, translating into MDYNFPASNPSSCGSSSGGGGGKEKMKKNNNNNHGGAGKRSKGVVKLSTDPQSVAARERRHRISDRFKILQSLVPGGTKMDTVSMLDEAIHYVKFLKTQIWLHQTMINFVDYDSNSSAAVSTAATANSGFPFEQIASGEYNNMNNLLYPQNDVVKMEEPNFLPQLDPNNNNNVYFPSDHQDQFISSSYDPYINF